In one Balaenoptera acutorostrata chromosome 5, mBalAcu1.1, whole genome shotgun sequence genomic region, the following are encoded:
- the SGCB gene encoding beta-sarcoglycan has protein sequence MAASAAAAAAAAAASAVAAAEQPSSNGPVKKSMREKAVERRNINKEHNSNFKAGYIPIDEDRLHKTGLRGRKGSLAICVIILLFILAVINLIVTLVIWAVIRIGPNGCDSMEFHESGLLRFKQVSDMGVIHPLYKSTVGGRRNENLVITGNNQPIVFQQGTTKLSVEKNKTSIISDIGVQFFDPRTQNILFSTDYETHEFRLPSGVKSLNVQKASTERITSNATSDLNIKVDGRAIVRGNEGVFIMGKTIEFHMGGNMELKAENSIILNGTVMVSTTRLPSSSSGDQFGGGDWVRYKLCMCADGTLFKVQVTGQNMGCQTSDNPCGDTH, from the exons ATGGCGGcatcggcggcggcggcggcggcggcggccgctgCTTCGGCGGTGGCGGCAGCCGAGCAG CCAAGTTCCAATGGTCCTGTAAAGAAGTCCATGCGTGAGAAGGCCGTTGAAAGAAGGAACATCAATAAAGAGCACAACAGTAACTTTAAAGCCGGGTATATTCCAATTGATGAAGATCGCCTGCATAAAACGGGGCtgagagggagaaagggcagCTTAGCCATCTGTGTGATTATCCTCCTGTTTATTCTGGCTGTCATCAATTTAATT gtAACGCTTGTTATCTGGGCTGTGATTCGCATTGGACCAAATGGCTGTGACAGCATGGAGTTTCATGAAAGTGGTCTGCTTCGATTTAAGCAAGTATCTGACATGGGAGTTATACATCCTCTTTATAAGAGCACAGTAGGAGGAAGGCGAAATGAAAATTTAGTCATCACTGGCAACAACCAGCCT ATTGTTTTTCAGCAAGGGACAACAAAGCTCAGtgtagaaaagaacaaaacttcTATTATAAGTGACATTGGTGTGCAGTTTTTCGACCCAAGGactcaaaatatcttattcagCACAGACTATGAAACTCATGAGTTTCGTTTGCCAAGTGGAGTGAAGAGTTTGAATGTTCAAAAAGCATCTACTGAAAGG atTACCAGCAATGCTACTagtgatttaaatataaaagttgaTGGGCGTGCTATTGTGCGTGGAAATGAAGGAGTATTCATTATGGGCAAAACCATTGAATTTCACATGGGTGGTAATATGGAGTTAAAGGCT GAAAACAGCATCATCCTGAATGGAACTGTGATGGTCAGCACAACTCGCCTCCCTAGTTCCTCCAGCGGAGACCAGTTTGGGGGCGGTGACTGGGTACGCTACAAGCTCTGTATGTGCGCTGACGGAACCCTCTTCAAAGTACAGGTGACGGGCCAGAACATGGGCTGCCAGACCTCAGACAACCCCTGTGGAGACACTCATTAG